Proteins encoded in a region of the Devosia sp. RR2S18 genome:
- a CDS encoding putative bifunctional diguanylate cyclase/phosphodiesterase produces the protein MVELQQDDLASQDVWRHAIERAQLGLWDWDLTTDRCFYSASWFAMLGYSETEFRHDSALWLHLTHPEDRERAVRSGERHLAGETGSIETELRLRHRDGRWIWVLDRGGIIERDASGRPLRAVGVQTDISRQKAAEAELADANAQIRLALEASSMGLWQFDIDTQKSLWDGRTREIFGLPPVGDELAREAWHAFLHPEDRERTEQAHAIPVSPDKPTRIGYRIIRADGHVRHVETLCKLHRLPGTSGRLVGTIRDVTEEHERQQQLATAARQDPLTGLLNRGGFEDVLTRWIAEAAGRPFGLYYIDLDFFKAINDTLGHAAGDAALRGVATRVGRAMPMAVMARLGGDEFAVALPLADEDPTMAAQSMLTAIRQVGPHTPQGQRQLGASIGVAIINSPHATPAEILARADDACYAAKSGGRNTWHLETEGQASSGMSTAQLVAELTIAMEDGRLRLFGQEIRALERPEQPTGRVEVLSRLLSRQGHLIAPGDFLPAAERFGMAAALDRYVIRTALKTFGQALGRGANLTLSFNLSAHTLSDPMLWDFVATVAEQTGAALNRLEFEITETAAFTNIGAAELFVTEARSRGCRVSLDDFGAGLSSFSYLRRFAVDSVKVDQSFVQNVESSPFDREVIKSLAAISRSMGVDVIAEGIETPAALAALLDQDLHITLGQGFLLHRPEPLAQVVARLVPGAQVKAVQPALL, from the coding sequence ATGGTTGAGCTGCAGCAAGATGACTTGGCTTCGCAGGACGTCTGGCGCCACGCCATCGAGCGGGCGCAGCTGGGGCTCTGGGACTGGGACCTCACGACCGACCGCTGCTTTTATTCGGCCAGCTGGTTTGCCATGCTGGGTTACAGCGAAACCGAGTTCCGGCACGACAGCGCGCTCTGGCTGCACCTGACCCATCCCGAGGACCGGGAGCGCGCGGTGCGCAGCGGCGAACGGCATCTGGCCGGTGAAACCGGCAGCATTGAAACCGAACTGCGCCTCCGACACCGGGACGGACGGTGGATCTGGGTGCTGGACCGTGGCGGCATCATCGAACGGGATGCATCGGGCCGTCCCCTGCGGGCGGTCGGCGTGCAAACCGACATTTCCCGGCAAAAGGCGGCCGAGGCCGAACTGGCAGATGCCAATGCGCAGATCAGGCTGGCCCTAGAGGCCAGCAGCATGGGGCTCTGGCAGTTTGACATCGATACGCAGAAAAGCCTCTGGGATGGCCGGACCAGAGAAATCTTCGGCCTGCCGCCGGTAGGCGATGAACTGGCACGGGAGGCCTGGCACGCCTTTCTCCATCCCGAGGACCGGGAGCGCACCGAACAGGCGCACGCCATACCGGTCAGTCCCGATAAGCCCACCAGGATCGGCTACCGGATCATCCGCGCTGACGGCCATGTCCGGCATGTCGAGACGCTGTGCAAGCTGCACCGGCTGCCCGGGACTTCGGGGCGCCTCGTGGGCACGATCCGGGATGTCACCGAGGAGCATGAGCGGCAGCAGCAACTTGCGACCGCTGCCCGTCAGGACCCCTTGACGGGCCTCCTCAACCGCGGCGGCTTCGAGGACGTCCTGACCCGGTGGATTGCAGAGGCTGCCGGCAGGCCTTTCGGGCTCTATTACATCGATCTCGACTTCTTCAAGGCGATCAACGACACGCTGGGCCATGCCGCCGGGGACGCGGCCCTGCGCGGCGTCGCCACCCGCGTCGGTCGAGCCATGCCCATGGCCGTGATGGCACGCCTCGGCGGCGATGAATTTGCCGTGGCGCTGCCGCTCGCCGACGAGGATCCAACCATGGCTGCCCAAAGCATGCTGACCGCCATCCGGCAGGTCGGGCCCCATACGCCCCAGGGACAGCGGCAGCTGGGCGCCAGCATCGGGGTAGCGATCATCAACTCACCCCACGCTACTCCCGCCGAAATTCTGGCGCGCGCCGATGATGCCTGCTATGCTGCCAAATCGGGCGGGCGGAACACATGGCACCTCGAGACCGAGGGCCAAGCCAGCTCCGGCATGAGTACGGCGCAACTGGTCGCTGAGCTGACCATAGCCATGGAGGATGGCCGGCTGCGCCTTTTCGGTCAGGAGATCCGCGCACTGGAGCGGCCGGAACAGCCCACCGGCCGGGTTGAGGTCCTGTCGAGACTTCTGTCCCGGCAAGGCCACCTGATCGCCCCAGGCGATTTTCTTCCGGCGGCTGAACGGTTCGGCATGGCCGCGGCGCTTGATCGCTACGTCATCCGCACCGCCTTGAAGACCTTTGGCCAGGCTCTCGGGCGAGGCGCCAATCTCACGCTCAGTTTCAATCTCTCGGCGCATACGCTCAGCGATCCCATGTTGTGGGACTTCGTTGCGACTGTCGCCGAGCAGACCGGCGCGGCGCTGAACAGGCTTGAGTTCGAGATCACCGAGACCGCAGCATTTACCAATATCGGCGCCGCAGAACTGTTTGTCACCGAAGCCCGCAGCCGGGGCTGCCGCGTCAGCCTCGACGATTTTGGTGCTGGACTGAGCTCGTTTTCCTATTTGCGCCGGTTTGCCGTGGACAGCGTCAAAGTGGATCAGTCCTTTGTCCAGAACGTGGAGTCCAGCCCGTTCGACCGAGAGGTGATCAAGTCTCTGGCTGCCATCAGCCGTTCCATGGGCGTCGATGTGATCGCCGAAGGAATTGAAACCCCGGCAGCGCTCGCAGCCTTGCTGGACCAAGACCTCCACATCACTCTGGGGCAAGGATTTCTGTTGCATCGCCCCGAACCGCTGGCACAGGTGGTGGCGAGACTGGTCCCGGGTGCCCAGGTCAAAGCTGTACAGCCAGCCCTCTTGTGA
- a CDS encoding TolC family outer membrane protein — protein sequence MTQALTAACSFSPELQSAVLQAKASAENIAQALSQKRPTIGASLSGNYNWSMVGGQFNDSQSLTTGLQYNQTIFDNFQTDARVEAARAGAEIARHQIFNTAQNVLLSVVQAYMSVLSDRQLVALRQENLEFQAQLQSAQDRLEVGEGTRIDVAQAEARLAQGRAAYQAAISSLEVSEATFQRYVGASPGSLGASHNYARLIPSSIQAAIAQAEANHPAILISKAAIRAAQAGSDAAQAAFGPTASLTGQVGTRWTGPSGAPTDGMSGSVGISITIPIYAGGAIGSGVRQANLEQIQSEVDAMSAYDQIREAVISAWAGIQSADAQIAAANSAVPAGSEVLEGVIQERDLGTRTTLDVLNSQAELINARKAGINASTQKVVATFSLLSATGQLAGQELCQSLGIEEVVDYTQTVEDVWQELRTVED from the coding sequence TTGACCCAAGCGTTGACGGCAGCCTGTTCGTTTTCGCCCGAGCTGCAATCGGCAGTGCTGCAGGCGAAAGCTTCCGCAGAAAACATTGCCCAGGCACTTTCGCAGAAGCGGCCGACGATTGGCGCCTCGCTGTCGGGCAACTACAATTGGTCGATGGTGGGTGGTCAATTCAATGACTCCCAGTCGCTAACGACCGGGCTGCAATACAACCAGACCATTTTCGACAATTTCCAGACCGACGCGCGGGTCGAGGCGGCGCGTGCCGGTGCGGAGATCGCACGGCACCAGATTTTCAATACCGCTCAGAATGTCCTGCTCTCTGTCGTGCAGGCCTACATGTCGGTTTTGAGCGATCGCCAGCTGGTGGCGTTGCGCCAGGAGAACCTGGAGTTCCAGGCGCAGCTGCAGTCTGCGCAGGATCGGCTGGAAGTGGGTGAGGGCACCCGCATCGACGTGGCTCAGGCCGAAGCACGCCTTGCGCAGGGTCGTGCAGCCTATCAGGCAGCCATCAGCAGCCTTGAAGTCAGCGAGGCGACTTTCCAGCGCTATGTTGGGGCCTCGCCGGGCAGTCTCGGCGCCAGTCACAATTACGCTCGTCTCATCCCTTCGAGTATCCAGGCCGCCATTGCCCAGGCCGAGGCCAACCATCCAGCCATTCTGATCTCCAAGGCTGCCATACGCGCCGCGCAGGCCGGAAGCGATGCAGCCCAGGCGGCATTTGGTCCCACCGCATCGTTGACGGGGCAGGTCGGTACGCGGTGGACGGGCCCGAGCGGCGCGCCCACGGACGGCATGAGCGGCAGCGTTGGCATTTCCATCACCATTCCCATCTATGCCGGTGGCGCTATAGGGTCAGGCGTTCGGCAGGCCAATCTCGAGCAGATCCAGTCCGAAGTCGACGCGATGTCCGCCTACGACCAGATCCGCGAAGCAGTGATTTCGGCTTGGGCCGGCATTCAGAGCGCAGATGCCCAGATTGCCGCCGCCAACTCGGCAGTTCCGGCCGGCTCGGAAGTGCTCGAAGGTGTCATTCAGGAGCGTGACTTGGGCACCCGCACGACGCTGGATGTGCTCAACTCCCAGGCTGAGTTGATCAACGCCCGGAAGGCCGGCATCAACGCCTCGACCCAGAAGGTGGTCGCCACCTTCTCTCTCCTGTCGGCGACCGGCCAACTCGCCGGCCAGGAACTGTGCCAGTCTCTGGGGATCGAAGAGGTGGTAGACTACACCCAGACGGTCGAGGATGTCTGGCAGGAATTACGCACTGTCGAGGACTAG
- a CDS encoding EAL domain-containing protein yields MTEEIKDALDLLRAARDAETPTGLDRILEAVRSHLGMQVAYVSEFVGDRTYFRAVDAPGLEQVIKAGDSMSLDDVYCRHILEGRLPEIIPDTAELPFAQGVPLTQAMGIKAHISVPLKLADGRTYGMFCCVSTQPEPSLNSRDLKIMRAFAELTALQIGQDLAAKAEQKATEQQVRRVLDADELSIVLQPIRSLRDDRILGFECLSRFAGPEGYPPDVWFAKAESVGLGLELELRAVARGLALLSRLPSRFYLTLNVAPATIVSAALASMLSAVDGPRVVLEITEHATVEDYDALKLALVKLRGAGVRLAVDDAGAGYASLRHILALQPDIIKLDISLTRNIHADPARNALAAALVQFARQTACVILAEGVEDQRELGALQKLGINCAQGYHLGRPMPVEQALAAANLQEDVRGRRLAAPPRTA; encoded by the coding sequence ATGACCGAAGAGATAAAAGATGCCCTTGACCTGCTGCGGGCGGCCCGAGACGCCGAAACACCGACCGGGCTCGATCGCATCCTGGAGGCCGTCCGCTCCCATCTCGGTATGCAGGTGGCCTATGTTTCCGAATTCGTAGGTGACCGGACGTATTTTCGGGCGGTTGATGCGCCAGGTCTCGAGCAGGTGATCAAGGCCGGCGACTCGATGTCGCTCGACGATGTTTATTGCCGGCATATCCTCGAAGGTCGACTTCCCGAAATTATTCCGGACACCGCTGAACTTCCCTTTGCCCAAGGCGTTCCCCTGACGCAGGCCATGGGGATCAAGGCCCATATAAGTGTCCCTCTCAAGCTCGCCGACGGTCGCACCTATGGCATGTTCTGCTGCGTCAGTACGCAGCCTGAACCGTCCCTCAATTCGCGTGATCTCAAAATCATGCGTGCCTTCGCCGAACTTACGGCTTTGCAGATCGGTCAGGACCTGGCCGCCAAAGCGGAGCAGAAGGCCACAGAGCAACAGGTGCGCCGGGTTCTCGATGCGGATGAGCTGTCCATTGTCCTGCAGCCCATCAGATCACTGCGGGATGACCGGATTCTGGGGTTCGAGTGCCTCTCCCGGTTCGCCGGGCCGGAGGGATATCCACCCGATGTCTGGTTCGCCAAGGCGGAATCTGTCGGGCTCGGCCTCGAGCTCGAATTGCGGGCGGTCGCCAGGGGATTGGCGCTGCTGTCCCGGCTCCCGTCGCGGTTTTATCTCACCCTCAATGTCGCCCCGGCGACGATTGTTTCGGCAGCGCTGGCCAGCATGCTTTCCGCTGTTGATGGGCCCAGGGTCGTTCTTGAGATAACCGAGCATGCTACGGTTGAGGACTATGACGCTCTCAAGCTCGCGCTGGTCAAACTGCGTGGGGCTGGAGTGCGGCTGGCCGTGGATGATGCCGGCGCCGGATATGCCAGCCTGAGGCACATCCTCGCGCTGCAGCCCGATATCATAAAGCTCGACATCAGTCTGACGCGCAACATCCATGCTGATCCTGCCCGCAATGCGCTCGCTGCCGCTCTCGTGCAATTCGCACGCCAGACTGCATGTGTCATTCTTGCTGAAGGCGTTGAAGATCAGCGAGAGCTGGGCGCCCTGCAGAAGCTGGGCATCAATTGCGCGCAGGGCTATCATTTGGGACGTCCCATGCCCGTCGAGCAGGCCCTTGCAGCGGCAAATCTGCAGGAAGACGTCCGGGGGCGGCGGCTGGCCGCGCCTCCACGCACCGCCTGA
- a CDS encoding NAD(P)/FAD-dependent oxidoreductase, which yields MRRVVILGGGYAGLHAHAVLKRQLNRQLAAGTCEIILVSRDPYHTFHGWTGEILSGQLPVETTLTPIEPLVGNQFLQAEVLSLDASRNCLQLAVDGRVEELTFDHLLLATGSKDPFETLDGLAEHGWCIKDSRDMQKLVRRLEEIERSRAKVRNVVVVGGGFAGVETAAALAERFAGNGQTTIHLMSGTHELLEQLRPQFDRLADTAAAALRSSGVVVHAGQHAEAIECDHVRTADGYQLASDLTIVAAGISFSVLKGSEHLPRNGRGQLLTDCHLRVAGQHNIWAAGDLAEVLHPLTGAPCLANALWAMKQGDCVGRNIAAAVAGTRLKPFAFKGLGQTAGLPGGRGITELFGVQFTGRLAWLIRILFFAWYMPSRSRGFSLALELFSRMTRQSLSQKAHAWDSGSPASDPVRSIGVSAPAHWHRPS from the coding sequence ATGCGCCGCGTAGTCATTCTGGGCGGCGGATATGCCGGGCTGCACGCGCACGCCGTCCTCAAACGCCAGCTGAACCGCCAACTGGCGGCAGGCACCTGCGAGATAATTCTGGTCTCCCGTGACCCCTATCACACCTTTCATGGCTGGACCGGCGAGATTCTCTCGGGTCAACTGCCGGTCGAAACCACGCTGACACCGATCGAGCCGCTGGTGGGGAACCAGTTCCTCCAGGCAGAGGTTCTGTCCCTGGATGCCTCCCGCAATTGTCTGCAGCTGGCGGTTGACGGTCGTGTCGAGGAGCTCACCTTTGATCACCTGCTGCTCGCAACAGGCTCGAAGGATCCTTTCGAAACGCTTGATGGACTTGCCGAACACGGCTGGTGCATCAAGGACAGCCGCGACATGCAAAAGCTGGTCCGGCGTCTCGAGGAGATCGAGCGATCGCGTGCCAAGGTGCGCAACGTTGTTGTGGTCGGCGGCGGGTTTGCCGGGGTGGAGACGGCCGCCGCGCTGGCAGAGCGATTTGCCGGCAACGGGCAGACCACAATTCATCTGATGTCGGGTACGCACGAGTTGCTCGAGCAGTTGCGCCCCCAGTTTGATCGCCTTGCCGATACCGCAGCGGCGGCGCTCCGATCCTCCGGCGTTGTCGTCCATGCCGGCCAACACGCCGAAGCGATCGAATGCGACCACGTGAGGACGGCAGACGGCTATCAGCTTGCCTCGGACCTGACCATTGTTGCCGCAGGCATCAGCTTTTCGGTGCTCAAGGGATCAGAACACCTGCCGAGGAACGGTCGAGGTCAGTTGCTGACCGATTGCCACCTGCGGGTGGCCGGACAACACAACATCTGGGCGGCTGGCGATCTGGCGGAGGTATTGCATCCCCTCACCGGCGCTCCCTGCCTCGCCAATGCTCTTTGGGCGATGAAGCAAGGAGACTGCGTGGGACGCAACATTGCCGCGGCAGTTGCCGGCACACGGCTCAAGCCTTTCGCCTTCAAGGGCTTGGGGCAGACCGCCGGCCTGCCCGGGGGACGGGGCATCACCGAGCTCTTCGGCGTGCAGTTCACGGGGCGACTTGCCTGGTTGATCCGCATCCTGTTCTTTGCCTGGTACATGCCGTCCCGCTCAAGAGGGTTTAGCCTGGCGTTAGAACTTTTCAGCCGTATGACCCGACAGTCCTTGAGCCAAAAGGCCCATGCTTGGGATTCGGGTAGCCCCGCCTCGGATCCTGTGCGATCCATCGGCGTTTCCGCGCCAGCTCACTGGCATCGCCCCTCCTAG
- a CDS encoding IS5 family transposase, which translates to MDPHSLFSLNDHLEALSQHGDPLEVLEQTVDFEYFRSWLVEGLGYGDGSKGGRPPFDPVAMFKILILQAQHNLSDARMEFMIRDRLSWMRFLGFSLGDRTPDENTIRHFRNRMTETGTLKRVMKAFDWQLHKKGYIPMSGQIVDASLVPAPKQRNTDGERDAIKAGKTAQEIWPDEPAKAAQKDTDARWTLKIGGRVRYRPDGTPLPMIALPVFGYKSHISIDRRYGFIRAAAVTSANHPDGRMLRQVIDRQNTGSEVWADSAYRSQSNEAWLADRMLTSRIHRRKPKGKSMPIATARANAAKSAIRAKVEHVFAHQKNRFGLFIRTIGITRAEAKLTLANLAYNFDRLIFHERCVAKA; encoded by the coding sequence ATGGACCCACACTCGCTGTTCAGTCTCAACGATCATCTTGAGGCGCTGAGTCAGCATGGCGATCCGCTCGAGGTGTTGGAGCAGACGGTAGACTTTGAGTACTTCCGGTCTTGGCTGGTCGAAGGGCTGGGTTATGGCGATGGCAGCAAGGGTGGCCGCCCTCCGTTCGATCCGGTAGCCATGTTCAAGATACTGATCCTGCAAGCCCAGCACAACTTATCCGATGCCCGCATGGAGTTCATGATCCGGGATCGGCTCAGCTGGATGCGGTTCCTGGGGTTCTCGCTCGGTGACCGCACCCCCGATGAGAACACCATTCGCCATTTCCGCAACCGGATGACCGAGACCGGCACGCTCAAGCGGGTGATGAAGGCGTTCGACTGGCAACTGCACAAGAAGGGCTACATCCCTATGTCGGGGCAGATCGTCGACGCCTCCCTGGTGCCTGCGCCCAAGCAGCGCAACACCGATGGCGAGCGGGACGCCATCAAGGCTGGCAAGACGGCACAGGAGATATGGCCTGACGAGCCGGCCAAGGCGGCGCAGAAGGATACCGATGCGCGCTGGACGCTCAAGATTGGCGGCAGGGTGCGGTATCGGCCAGATGGCACGCCGTTGCCCATGATCGCGCTGCCGGTGTTCGGATACAAAAGCCATATCAGCATCGACCGGCGCTATGGCTTCATCCGGGCCGCTGCCGTGACCTCGGCCAATCATCCCGATGGACGCATGCTGCGCCAGGTCATCGACCGACAAAACACTGGCAGCGAAGTCTGGGCCGACAGCGCCTACCGCTCACAGAGCAACGAGGCTTGGCTCGCCGACCGCATGCTGACCAGCCGCATCCATCGGCGCAAGCCCAAGGGCAAATCGATGCCGATCGCGACCGCCAGAGCCAACGCGGCCAAGTCTGCGATCCGTGCCAAGGTCGAGCATGTCTTTGCCCATCAGAAAAACCGGTTCGGCCTGTTCATCCGCACCATCGGCATCACCAGAGCCGAAGCCAAACTCACCTTGGCCAATCTCGCCTACAACTTCGACCGCCTGATCTTCCACGAAAGGTGCGTTGCCAAGGCATGA